The following are encoded together in the Phoenix dactylifera cultivar Barhee BC4 unplaced genomic scaffold, palm_55x_up_171113_PBpolish2nd_filt_p 000144F, whole genome shotgun sequence genome:
- the LOC103707689 gene encoding dof zinc finger protein 1-like, translating into MGLSSNQASATGLDWSQDILRSGGLEMPKPVSQARNLQPQQQQQRQHWPPLVCPRCQSNNTKFCYYNNYSKSQPRHFCKTCRRHWTEGGTLRNVPVGGGRKNKRQKSTPTTSTAGNASAADSDTNASVINSSPVMPPQPQRQQKQSLPFSRDHSSIIFPEVLRQVLLRPPALPMQAEYGVAGSFITSLLATDPPLPPPSQFSTTMPLTIDSYSNIINPFSSSSSYPYVPVAEGQSPSINVTMGSSWQVAPPPQPVIPDPSSAYWSGWEDDMAGFVTTELKLPSRDKTEQP; encoded by the exons ATGGGCCTCAGCTCCAATCAGGCTTCCGCCACCGGCCTCGACTGGTCGCAG GATATATTGAGGAGTGGAGGGCTGGAGATGCCGAAGCCGGTGAGCCAGGCGAGGAACCTGCAgccgcagcagcagcagcagaggcAGCACTGGCCGCCGCTGGTGTGCCCGAGGTGCCAGTCCAACAACACCAAGTTCTGCTACTACAACAACTACAGCAAGTCGCAGCCACGGCACTTCTGCAAGACCTGCCGCCGGCACTGGACCGAGGGCGGCACCCTCCGCAACGTCCCCGTCGGCGGCGGCCGCAAGAACAAGCGCCAGAAGAGCACTCCAACCACCTCCACCGCTGGCAACGCTTCTGCTGCTGATAGCGATACAAATGCCAGCGTCATAAATAGCAGTCCGGTGATGCCTCCTCAGCCTCAGCGGCAGCAGAAGCAGTCCCTACCGTTCTCCCGGGATCATAGCAGCATCATCTTTCCTGAAGTTCTCCGCCAGGTGCTGCTTCGCCCGCCGGCGCTGCCGATGCAGGCCGAATACGGCGTTGCCGGCAGCTTCATCACCTCGCTGCTGGCAACTGATCCCCCGCTGCCACCACCTTCTCAATTCTCCACCACAATGCCCCTCACCATCGACTCATACAGCAACATCATCAatcctttctcctcctcctcctcctacccATATGTCCCCGTTGCTGAGGGTCAGAGCCCCAGCATCAACGTCACCATGGGGAGCTCATGGCAGGTCGCTCCTCCTCCGCAGCCCGTAATTCCAGATCCTTCTTCAGCGTATTGGAGTGGTTGGGAGGATGACATGGCCGGCTTTGTTACTACAGAGCTCAAACTTCCCAGCCGCGACAAAACCGAGCAGCCATGA